In a genomic window of Pangasianodon hypophthalmus isolate fPanHyp1 chromosome 1, fPanHyp1.pri, whole genome shotgun sequence:
- the fam168b gene encoding myelin-associated neurite-outgrowth inhibitor isoform X1: MSQTINTMNPVYSPAPTGVPYANPKGIGYPAGFPVGYAAAAPAYSPSVYSGANPAFPTGYAQGTPFKMSCSPTTGAVPPYSSSPNPYPTAVYPVRSSYPQQNPYAQQQGTYYTQPLYAAPPHVIHHTTVVQPNGMPAAIYAPPIPPPRPNGVAMGMVAGTTMAMSAGTLLTTHSPTPVAPHPVTVPTYRPPGTPTYSYVPPQW; the protein is encoded by the exons AT GAGCCAAACGATCAACACCATGAACCCTGTCTACAGCCCTGCACCAACAGGGGTTCCTTATGCCAACCCTAAAGGAATAGGATACCCAG CTGGGTTTCCAGTTGGCTATGCAGCAGCTGCCCCTGCATACTCCCCAAGTGTGTACTCTGGAGCAAACCCAGCATTTCCTACAG GTTATGCCCAAGGGACACCATTCAAAATGTCCTGCTCTCCAACAACAGGTGCTGTCCCCCCATACTCCTCCTCCCCTAACCCGTACCCTACTGCTGTGTACCCCGTGAGGAGCTCTTATCCTCAGCAGAATCCCTATGCTCAG CAGCAAGGCACTTACTACACACAGCCCCTGTATGCTGCGCCGCCTCATGTCATTCATCACACTACAGTGGTTCAGCCCAATGGCATGCCAGCGGCTATATACGCTCCTCCCATCCCTCCTCCACGCCCTAACGGAGTCGCCATGGGAATGGTAGCAGGCACTACTATGGCAATGTCAGCGG GGACTTTATTAACAACTCACTCCCCAACTCCAGTAGCTCCCCACCCCGTCACAGTGCCCACATATCGACCCCCTGGCACGCCCACCTACAGCTATGTGCCCCCTCAGTGGTGA
- the abcd3a gene encoding ATP-binding cassette sub-family D member 3a isoform X3, whose product MAVISKYLTAKNSSIAGGVLLVLYLLKQRRRSSRLNSKKGSSDLILNNEKDPKKDRAAVDRVFFARIKQILRIMVPRLFCKETWYLILIAVMLVARTYCDVWMIQNGTMIESAIIGRSTKDFKKYLFNFMRVMPIIALVNNFLKLGLNELKLCFRERLTKHLYEEYLKGYTYYKMGNLDNRIANADQLLTQDVEKFCNSVVDLYSNLSKPLLDIGLYIFKLTTAIGAQGPATMMAYLLISGLFLTRLRRPIGKMTVIEQKYEGEYRYVNSRLITNSEEIAFYNGNLREKQTIHSTFKKLVDHLHNFIFFRFSMGMVDSIIAKYLATVVGYLVVSRPFLSLAHPRHLHSTHAELLEDYYQSGRMLLRMSQALGRIVLAGREMTRLAGFTTRITELMKVLKELNMGKYERTMVSQSEKADALERLTLVPGSGRIIFLDNVIKFENTPLATPNGDILIKDLSFEVKSGTNVLVCGPNGCGKSSLFRVLGELWPLFGGSLTKPERGKLFYVPQRPYMTLGSLRDQVIYPDTFEDQKKKGISDQVLKEYLDNVQLGHILEREGTWDAVQDWMDVLSGGEKQRMAMARLFYHKPQFAILDECTSAVSVDVEDYIYSHCRKVGITLFTVSHRKSLWKHHEYYLHMDGRGNYEFKPITAETVEFGS is encoded by the exons ATGGCGGTCATCAGTAAATACTTGACAGCAAAGAATTCCTCGATTGCTGGCGGGGTCCTGCTTGTTCTGTATCTACTTAAGCAAAGACGAAGGTCCTCCAGACTGAACAG CAAGAAGGGTTCATCAGATCTGATCTTGAACAATGAA AAAGATCCTAAAAAGGATCGGGCCGCAGTGGACAGGGTGTTTTTTGCCCGAATCAAACAAATACTCAGGATCATGGTACCGAGACTCTTCTGTAAAGAG aCCTGGTACCTGATCCTGATTGCAGTGATGCTGGTGGCTCGGACCTACTGTGACGTCTGGATGATTCAGAATGGCACAATGATTGAAAG TGCAATTATTGGTCGCTCTACAAAAGATTTCAAGAAGTATTTGTTCAACTTTATGAGGGTCATGCCCAtt ATCGCCCTGGTGAACAACTTTCTGAAGTTAGGACTGAATGAGCTGAAGCTCTGTTTCCGTGAAAGACTTACTAAACATCTGTATGAGGAGTATCTGAA AGGATACACCTACTACAAGATGGGAAACCTGGATAACCGAATTGCCAATGCTGATCAGCTGCTGACTCAGGATGTGGAAAAGTTCTGCAACAGCGTAGTTGACCTGTACTCCAATCTCAGCaaa cCTCTtcttgatattggcctgtacaTCTTTAAGCTGACAACTGCTATCGGAGCTCAG GGCCCTGCTACTATGATGGCCTACCTGCTGATCTCAGGCCTCTTCCTGACCAGATTGAGGAGACCCATCGGGAAGATGACTGTCATTGAGCAGAAATACGAGGGCGAGTACCGATACGTCAACTCCCGGCTCATCACCAACAG TGAGGAGATTGCGTTTTACAATGGAAAtctcagagagaaacagactaTTCACTCTACCTTCAAGAAGCTG GTTGACCACTTGCacaatttcatatttttccGCTTCTCCATGGGCATGGTAGACAGCATCATTGCTAAGT ACCTGGCCACGGTAGTCGGTTATCTGGTTGTGAGCCGACCATTCCTAAGCCTGGCGCATCCACGGCACCTTCACAGCACACATGCGGAACTGCTGGAG GATTACTATCAGAGTGGCCGCATGCTGCTGCGCATGTCACAAGCTTTGGGAAGGATTGTGCTTGCCGGTCGAGAAATGACCAGACTCGCAGG GTTCACCACCCGTATCACAGAGCTGATGAAGGTCTTGAAAGAGCTGAACATGGGGAAGTATGAGCGCACCATGGTGTCTCAGTCAGAGAAAG CAGATGCCTTAGAAAGACTGACCCTGGTGCCTGGCAGTGGACGAATAATATTTTTGGACAACGTTATCAA GTTTGAAAATACACCCTTGGCAACACCCAATGGAGATATTTTGATAAAGGACCTCAGTTTTGAG GTGAAATCTGGCACGAACGTTTTGGTGTGTGGGCCCAATGGCTGTGGAAAGAGCTCACTCTTCAGAGTGCTTGGAGaa cTGTGGCCTCTGTTTGGTGGGAGCTTGACCAAACCTGAGAGAGGGAAGCTCTTCTATGTCCCTCAG aGGCCTTACATGACCCTTGGATCACTGAGGGATCAGGTGATCTACCCTGACACCTTTGAAGACCAGAAGAAGAAGGGGATTTCAGATCAG GTGCTGAAAGAATACCTGGACAATGTGCAGCTGGGGCATATTCTCGAAAGAGAGGGCACCTGGGATGCTGTTCAGGACTGGATGGATGTTCTCAGTGGTGGAGAGAAGCAGAGGATGGCG ATGGCTCGGTTGTTCTATCACAAGCCTCAGTTTGCTATTCTGGACGAGTGCACCAGTGCTGTAAGTGTGGATGTGGAGGACTACATCTATAGCCATTGCAGGAAG GTGGGCATCACTCTGTTCACAGTCTCTCATAGAAAGTCTCTCTGGAAACACCATGAG
- the abcd3a gene encoding ATP-binding cassette sub-family D member 3a isoform X2, translating into MAVISKYLTAKNSSIAGGVLLVLYLLKQRRRSSRLNSKKGSSDLILNNEKDPKKDRAAVDRVFFARIKQILRIMVPRLFCKETWYLILIAVMLVARTYCDVWMIQNGTMIESGIISRDITLFKRHFYSYITVIPGIALVNNFLKLGLNELKLCFRERLTKHLYEEYLKGYTYYKMGNLDNRIANADQLLTQDVEKFCNSVVDLYSNLSKPLLDIGLYIFKLTTAIGAQGPATMMAYLLISGLFLTRLRRPIGKMTVIEQKYEGEYRYVNSRLITNSEEIAFYNGNLREKQTIHSTFKKLVDHLHNFIFFRFSMGMVDSIIAKYLATVVGYLVVSRPFLSLAHPRHLHSTHAELLEDYYQSGRMLLRMSQALGRIVLAGREMTRLAGFTTRITELMKVLKELNMGKYERTMVSQSEKEADALERLTLVPGSGRIIFLDNVIKFENTPLATPNGDILIKDLSFEVKSGTNVLVCGPNGCGKSSLFRVLGELWPLFGGSLTKPERGKLFYVPQRPYMTLGSLRDQVIYPDTFEDQKKKGISDQVLKEYLDNVQLGHILEREGTWDAVQDWMDVLSGGEKQRMAMARLFYHKPQFAILDECTSAVSVDVEDYIYSHCRKVGITLFTVSHRKSLWKHHEYYLHMDGRGNYEFKPITAETVEFGS; encoded by the exons ATGGCGGTCATCAGTAAATACTTGACAGCAAAGAATTCCTCGATTGCTGGCGGGGTCCTGCTTGTTCTGTATCTACTTAAGCAAAGACGAAGGTCCTCCAGACTGAACAG CAAGAAGGGTTCATCAGATCTGATCTTGAACAATGAA AAAGATCCTAAAAAGGATCGGGCCGCAGTGGACAGGGTGTTTTTTGCCCGAATCAAACAAATACTCAGGATCATGGTACCGAGACTCTTCTGTAAAGAG aCCTGGTACCTGATCCTGATTGCAGTGATGCTGGTGGCTCGGACCTACTGTGACGTCTGGATGATTCAGAATGGCACAATGATTGAAAG TGGTATCATTAGCAGAGATATCACACTGTTCAAAAGGCACTTTTATTCCTACATTACAGTCATACCAGGG ATCGCCCTGGTGAACAACTTTCTGAAGTTAGGACTGAATGAGCTGAAGCTCTGTTTCCGTGAAAGACTTACTAAACATCTGTATGAGGAGTATCTGAA AGGATACACCTACTACAAGATGGGAAACCTGGATAACCGAATTGCCAATGCTGATCAGCTGCTGACTCAGGATGTGGAAAAGTTCTGCAACAGCGTAGTTGACCTGTACTCCAATCTCAGCaaa cCTCTtcttgatattggcctgtacaTCTTTAAGCTGACAACTGCTATCGGAGCTCAG GGCCCTGCTACTATGATGGCCTACCTGCTGATCTCAGGCCTCTTCCTGACCAGATTGAGGAGACCCATCGGGAAGATGACTGTCATTGAGCAGAAATACGAGGGCGAGTACCGATACGTCAACTCCCGGCTCATCACCAACAG TGAGGAGATTGCGTTTTACAATGGAAAtctcagagagaaacagactaTTCACTCTACCTTCAAGAAGCTG GTTGACCACTTGCacaatttcatatttttccGCTTCTCCATGGGCATGGTAGACAGCATCATTGCTAAGT ACCTGGCCACGGTAGTCGGTTATCTGGTTGTGAGCCGACCATTCCTAAGCCTGGCGCATCCACGGCACCTTCACAGCACACATGCGGAACTGCTGGAG GATTACTATCAGAGTGGCCGCATGCTGCTGCGCATGTCACAAGCTTTGGGAAGGATTGTGCTTGCCGGTCGAGAAATGACCAGACTCGCAGG GTTCACCACCCGTATCACAGAGCTGATGAAGGTCTTGAAAGAGCTGAACATGGGGAAGTATGAGCGCACCATGGTGTCTCAGTCAGAGAAAG AAGCAGATGCCTTAGAAAGACTGACCCTGGTGCCTGGCAGTGGACGAATAATATTTTTGGACAACGTTATCAA GTTTGAAAATACACCCTTGGCAACACCCAATGGAGATATTTTGATAAAGGACCTCAGTTTTGAG GTGAAATCTGGCACGAACGTTTTGGTGTGTGGGCCCAATGGCTGTGGAAAGAGCTCACTCTTCAGAGTGCTTGGAGaa cTGTGGCCTCTGTTTGGTGGGAGCTTGACCAAACCTGAGAGAGGGAAGCTCTTCTATGTCCCTCAG aGGCCTTACATGACCCTTGGATCACTGAGGGATCAGGTGATCTACCCTGACACCTTTGAAGACCAGAAGAAGAAGGGGATTTCAGATCAG GTGCTGAAAGAATACCTGGACAATGTGCAGCTGGGGCATATTCTCGAAAGAGAGGGCACCTGGGATGCTGTTCAGGACTGGATGGATGTTCTCAGTGGTGGAGAGAAGCAGAGGATGGCG ATGGCTCGGTTGTTCTATCACAAGCCTCAGTTTGCTATTCTGGACGAGTGCACCAGTGCTGTAAGTGTGGATGTGGAGGACTACATCTATAGCCATTGCAGGAAG GTGGGCATCACTCTGTTCACAGTCTCTCATAGAAAGTCTCTCTGGAAACACCATGAG
- the abcd3a gene encoding ATP-binding cassette sub-family D member 3a isoform X1 encodes MAVISKYLTAKNSSIAGGVLLVLYLLKQRRRSSRLNSKKGSSDLILNNEKDPKKDRAAVDRVFFARIKQILRIMVPRLFCKETWYLILIAVMLVARTYCDVWMIQNGTMIESAIIGRSTKDFKKYLFNFMRVMPIIALVNNFLKLGLNELKLCFRERLTKHLYEEYLKGYTYYKMGNLDNRIANADQLLTQDVEKFCNSVVDLYSNLSKPLLDIGLYIFKLTTAIGAQGPATMMAYLLISGLFLTRLRRPIGKMTVIEQKYEGEYRYVNSRLITNSEEIAFYNGNLREKQTIHSTFKKLVDHLHNFIFFRFSMGMVDSIIAKYLATVVGYLVVSRPFLSLAHPRHLHSTHAELLEDYYQSGRMLLRMSQALGRIVLAGREMTRLAGFTTRITELMKVLKELNMGKYERTMVSQSEKEADALERLTLVPGSGRIIFLDNVIKFENTPLATPNGDILIKDLSFEVKSGTNVLVCGPNGCGKSSLFRVLGELWPLFGGSLTKPERGKLFYVPQRPYMTLGSLRDQVIYPDTFEDQKKKGISDQVLKEYLDNVQLGHILEREGTWDAVQDWMDVLSGGEKQRMAMARLFYHKPQFAILDECTSAVSVDVEDYIYSHCRKVGITLFTVSHRKSLWKHHEYYLHMDGRGNYEFKPITAETVEFGS; translated from the exons ATGGCGGTCATCAGTAAATACTTGACAGCAAAGAATTCCTCGATTGCTGGCGGGGTCCTGCTTGTTCTGTATCTACTTAAGCAAAGACGAAGGTCCTCCAGACTGAACAG CAAGAAGGGTTCATCAGATCTGATCTTGAACAATGAA AAAGATCCTAAAAAGGATCGGGCCGCAGTGGACAGGGTGTTTTTTGCCCGAATCAAACAAATACTCAGGATCATGGTACCGAGACTCTTCTGTAAAGAG aCCTGGTACCTGATCCTGATTGCAGTGATGCTGGTGGCTCGGACCTACTGTGACGTCTGGATGATTCAGAATGGCACAATGATTGAAAG TGCAATTATTGGTCGCTCTACAAAAGATTTCAAGAAGTATTTGTTCAACTTTATGAGGGTCATGCCCAtt ATCGCCCTGGTGAACAACTTTCTGAAGTTAGGACTGAATGAGCTGAAGCTCTGTTTCCGTGAAAGACTTACTAAACATCTGTATGAGGAGTATCTGAA AGGATACACCTACTACAAGATGGGAAACCTGGATAACCGAATTGCCAATGCTGATCAGCTGCTGACTCAGGATGTGGAAAAGTTCTGCAACAGCGTAGTTGACCTGTACTCCAATCTCAGCaaa cCTCTtcttgatattggcctgtacaTCTTTAAGCTGACAACTGCTATCGGAGCTCAG GGCCCTGCTACTATGATGGCCTACCTGCTGATCTCAGGCCTCTTCCTGACCAGATTGAGGAGACCCATCGGGAAGATGACTGTCATTGAGCAGAAATACGAGGGCGAGTACCGATACGTCAACTCCCGGCTCATCACCAACAG TGAGGAGATTGCGTTTTACAATGGAAAtctcagagagaaacagactaTTCACTCTACCTTCAAGAAGCTG GTTGACCACTTGCacaatttcatatttttccGCTTCTCCATGGGCATGGTAGACAGCATCATTGCTAAGT ACCTGGCCACGGTAGTCGGTTATCTGGTTGTGAGCCGACCATTCCTAAGCCTGGCGCATCCACGGCACCTTCACAGCACACATGCGGAACTGCTGGAG GATTACTATCAGAGTGGCCGCATGCTGCTGCGCATGTCACAAGCTTTGGGAAGGATTGTGCTTGCCGGTCGAGAAATGACCAGACTCGCAGG GTTCACCACCCGTATCACAGAGCTGATGAAGGTCTTGAAAGAGCTGAACATGGGGAAGTATGAGCGCACCATGGTGTCTCAGTCAGAGAAAG AAGCAGATGCCTTAGAAAGACTGACCCTGGTGCCTGGCAGTGGACGAATAATATTTTTGGACAACGTTATCAA GTTTGAAAATACACCCTTGGCAACACCCAATGGAGATATTTTGATAAAGGACCTCAGTTTTGAG GTGAAATCTGGCACGAACGTTTTGGTGTGTGGGCCCAATGGCTGTGGAAAGAGCTCACTCTTCAGAGTGCTTGGAGaa cTGTGGCCTCTGTTTGGTGGGAGCTTGACCAAACCTGAGAGAGGGAAGCTCTTCTATGTCCCTCAG aGGCCTTACATGACCCTTGGATCACTGAGGGATCAGGTGATCTACCCTGACACCTTTGAAGACCAGAAGAAGAAGGGGATTTCAGATCAG GTGCTGAAAGAATACCTGGACAATGTGCAGCTGGGGCATATTCTCGAAAGAGAGGGCACCTGGGATGCTGTTCAGGACTGGATGGATGTTCTCAGTGGTGGAGAGAAGCAGAGGATGGCG ATGGCTCGGTTGTTCTATCACAAGCCTCAGTTTGCTATTCTGGACGAGTGCACCAGTGCTGTAAGTGTGGATGTGGAGGACTACATCTATAGCCATTGCAGGAAG GTGGGCATCACTCTGTTCACAGTCTCTCATAGAAAGTCTCTCTGGAAACACCATGAG
- the fam168b gene encoding myelin-associated neurite-outgrowth inhibitor isoform X3: MNPVYSPAPTGVPYANPKGIGYPAGFPVGYAAAAPAYSPSVYSGANPAFPTGYAQGTPFKMSCSPTTGAVPPYSSSPNPYPTAVYPVRSSYPQQNPYAQQQGTYYTQPLYAAPPHVIHHTTVVQPNGMPAAIYAPPIPPPRPNGVAMGMVAGTTMAMSAGTLLTTHSPTPVAPHPVTVPTYRPPGTPTYSYVPPQW, translated from the exons ATGAACCCTGTCTACAGCCCTGCACCAACAGGGGTTCCTTATGCCAACCCTAAAGGAATAGGATACCCAG CTGGGTTTCCAGTTGGCTATGCAGCAGCTGCCCCTGCATACTCCCCAAGTGTGTACTCTGGAGCAAACCCAGCATTTCCTACAG GTTATGCCCAAGGGACACCATTCAAAATGTCCTGCTCTCCAACAACAGGTGCTGTCCCCCCATACTCCTCCTCCCCTAACCCGTACCCTACTGCTGTGTACCCCGTGAGGAGCTCTTATCCTCAGCAGAATCCCTATGCTCAG CAGCAAGGCACTTACTACACACAGCCCCTGTATGCTGCGCCGCCTCATGTCATTCATCACACTACAGTGGTTCAGCCCAATGGCATGCCAGCGGCTATATACGCTCCTCCCATCCCTCCTCCACGCCCTAACGGAGTCGCCATGGGAATGGTAGCAGGCACTACTATGGCAATGTCAGCGG GGACTTTATTAACAACTCACTCCCCAACTCCAGTAGCTCCCCACCCCGTCACAGTGCCCACATATCGACCCCCTGGCACGCCCACCTACAGCTATGTGCCCCCTCAGTGGTGA
- the fam168b gene encoding myelin-associated neurite-outgrowth inhibitor isoform X2, with protein MSQTINTMNPVYSPAPTGVPYANPKGIGYPAGFPVGYAAAAPAYSPSVYSGANPAFPTGYAQGTPFKMSCSPTTGAVPPYSSSPNPYPTAVYPVRSSYPQQNPYAQQGTYYTQPLYAAPPHVIHHTTVVQPNGMPAAIYAPPIPPPRPNGVAMGMVAGTTMAMSAGTLLTTHSPTPVAPHPVTVPTYRPPGTPTYSYVPPQW; from the exons AT GAGCCAAACGATCAACACCATGAACCCTGTCTACAGCCCTGCACCAACAGGGGTTCCTTATGCCAACCCTAAAGGAATAGGATACCCAG CTGGGTTTCCAGTTGGCTATGCAGCAGCTGCCCCTGCATACTCCCCAAGTGTGTACTCTGGAGCAAACCCAGCATTTCCTACAG GTTATGCCCAAGGGACACCATTCAAAATGTCCTGCTCTCCAACAACAGGTGCTGTCCCCCCATACTCCTCCTCCCCTAACCCGTACCCTACTGCTGTGTACCCCGTGAGGAGCTCTTATCCTCAGCAGAATCCCTATGCTCAG CAAGGCACTTACTACACACAGCCCCTGTATGCTGCGCCGCCTCATGTCATTCATCACACTACAGTGGTTCAGCCCAATGGCATGCCAGCGGCTATATACGCTCCTCCCATCCCTCCTCCACGCCCTAACGGAGTCGCCATGGGAATGGTAGCAGGCACTACTATGGCAATGTCAGCGG GGACTTTATTAACAACTCACTCCCCAACTCCAGTAGCTCCCCACCCCGTCACAGTGCCCACATATCGACCCCCTGGCACGCCCACCTACAGCTATGTGCCCCCTCAGTGGTGA